The following DNA comes from Cherax quadricarinatus isolate ZL_2023a chromosome 83, ASM3850222v1, whole genome shotgun sequence.
ATGCCTGCGAAGGGTATAGCTGTGCATTGTAGACAGTCTGGCCAGGGTAGACATAGGGCAGGGTTGTAACTGGAGCAGCAGCGATGGTGTGAGTGGTTGGTGGCTCGCCTCTGGCAGAGTGCAGCATGCAGAACATTGTACAGGCAACACCAAGAAAGATTACTGTAAGGAAGGAGATTTatagtctctctctgtctgtctctctgtctctctcatatATACATTCCTCTTTTCCtcatatattttctaaataaaatTATGTATGTATAAGCTAGAACTGGTACTCACGTCCGGAAACCAAACAAGATATAGCAGAGATCATTAGATTGGTTTGGTAGTAATAATCACAGTGGTCTTCCCAGGTGTTGCCACACTCAGCGTTGCCATACATTCCAAAACAGACAGAGGCGATGACAAAGAATATCACAGCTCCTACTGTCAGGGAGATAGGTACCTTCTTGGTGATGAAGGCACCACACATCTGCCACAGCCAGAATATAattaatgtgatgaatggtttgaaaaaccgacaagttgaagattgagacacttatgcaacatatgggaatcttacctcaaactcctcctctcgttacccctttctactttgtattggactgatgaagccactgtgtggcgaaacgtttcctgaataaagattcccatatgctgcataagtgtctcaatcttcaacttgtcggtttttcaaaccattcatcacaactgtcagacactgcagcatcatgggatcttgttacaaagaattcttcaacacttgtccaacctttggacgaagacctacttcgactagtggatggtaccactatgaccccgcctcctcctgcttcacctcacctcactacagtatataagccacgtctacggccctatgctgtacattctacaagattgatggactgaacacatcgactccaggctgagggactgattacctcaaactcctcctctcgttacgcctttctactttgtattggactgatgaagccactgtgtggcgaaacgtttcctgaataaagattcccatatgttgcataagtgtctcaatcttcaatataaTTAATATTGTCAGATATATTAGGAAAtgctcacactgtacacacacacattgtagtggtgtgtgtatgtatgtatgtatgtatatatacacatacaagaggtcaatATACTTATCCTTACTTACTCTTACTCCGTGAACCATTGTTATTGTTTCTTGTTGAGGTTGGTAGATCAGTCAC
Coding sequences within:
- the LOC138855154 gene encoding uncharacterized protein, with protein sequence MVHGVRMCGAFITKKVPISLTVGAVIFFVIASVCFGMYGNAECGNTWEDHCDYYYQTNLMISAISCLVSGLIFLGVACTMFCMLHSARGEPPTTHTIAAAPVTTLPYVYPGQTVYNAQLYPSQAYPSQAYPSQAYPSQAYPSQAYPSQAYPSQAYPQEANPQESNPKELPNTTYTSPSQQHNFYT